In a single window of the Niabella ginsenosidivorans genome:
- a CDS encoding helix-turn-helix transcriptional regulator, with the protein MSKIKYNRIKTVLTEADKKNSDLAKYMKVHVITVSNWCTNTNQPSIQDLFKIAKFVNKDVRQLLVSTRPNDKSEN; encoded by the coding sequence ATGTCAAAAATAAAGTATAACAGGATAAAGACTGTCTTAACCGAGGCCGACAAGAAAAACTCAGATTTAGCCAAATACATGAAAGTACATGTAATTACTGTCTCCAACTGGTGCACCAATACCAACCAGCCCTCTATCCAGGATCTTTTTAAAATTGCAAAGTTTGTAAACAAAGACGTACGCCAGTTACTGGTTTCTACCAGGCCCAATGATAAAAGTGAAAATTGA
- a CDS encoding arylsulfatase yields the protein MKQCIGVFLLMTFVIAGYGQQGKNRVLTKKRPNIIYIYADDLGYGDVGCYGQAKIETPHIDQLAKNGIRFTQHYAFPVCAPSRYLLMTGIHSGKAYIRGNHDWGERGPVWDFKAMEENPYLEGQWPIPDSTLTIAEVLKDAGYTTGLVGKWGLGAPYTTGFPTRQGFDYFYGYICQRQDHTYYNGHLWENELRIPLDNKVVAPNVTFPDSLDKMDERNYRSYQQNVYAPDLLIKAAIQFIEKNKSKPFFLYYPSPLPHVSLQAPEKWVDYYHKKLGDEQPYLGGSYFPCRYPRATYAAMIATLDEQVGQLIEALKKNGLYDNTIVMFCSDNGPSFPEMGVDAEFFNSAGPFSSAAGRTKGFVYEGGIREPFIVQWPGVVKPGTESDMVAATIDIMPTLCDLLKLPVPANVDGLSILPTLLGKKEQQKQHAYLYFEYPEYGGQQAVRMGNWKAVRTNILKGQIKTQLFNLDTDIQEQNDVASQHPDIVKKIDAIMEKEHHTPEVSRFLMPALEKGRKKQ from the coding sequence ATGAAACAATGCATAGGTGTTTTCTTATTGATGACCTTTGTTATAGCTGGTTACGGGCAACAGGGAAAAAACAGGGTACTTACAAAAAAACGTCCCAATATTATTTATATATATGCTGATGACCTGGGCTATGGCGATGTGGGCTGTTATGGTCAGGCAAAGATAGAAACACCACATATTGATCAATTGGCAAAAAATGGTATACGGTTTACGCAACATTATGCGTTCCCGGTTTGCGCTCCGTCAAGATATTTATTAATGACGGGCATTCATTCCGGCAAAGCCTATATCAGGGGCAATCATGATTGGGGAGAGCGGGGGCCGGTATGGGATTTTAAGGCAATGGAAGAAAACCCCTATTTGGAAGGTCAGTGGCCGATCCCTGATTCTACGCTTACTATAGCTGAAGTGCTCAAAGATGCCGGCTACACTACCGGGCTGGTGGGCAAATGGGGATTGGGCGCTCCTTATACCACCGGCTTTCCGACACGGCAGGGCTTTGATTATTTTTACGGGTACATCTGCCAGCGGCAGGATCATACCTATTATAACGGGCACCTGTGGGAAAATGAACTAAGGATTCCGCTGGACAATAAAGTGGTGGCCCCTAATGTAACGTTTCCTGATAGCCTTGATAAGATGGATGAACGGAATTATCGGAGCTATCAGCAAAACGTATATGCGCCGGATCTGCTGATAAAAGCCGCCATTCAGTTCATTGAAAAAAATAAGAGCAAGCCTTTTTTCCTGTATTATCCATCGCCTTTGCCGCATGTGTCTTTACAGGCGCCGGAAAAATGGGTGGATTATTATCACAAAAAATTGGGTGACGAGCAACCTTATTTAGGAGGTTCTTATTTCCCGTGCAGGTATCCGCGGGCTACCTATGCGGCTATGATCGCTACATTGGATGAGCAGGTAGGGCAATTAATCGAAGCCCTGAAAAAGAACGGGCTTTACGATAATACAATTGTAATGTTTTGCAGTGATAACGGGCCTTCTTTTCCTGAAATGGGTGTTGACGCGGAGTTTTTTAACAGCGCCGGCCCCTTTTCATCCGCTGCGGGCCGTACAAAAGGTTTTGTGTATGAAGGGGGCATCCGTGAACCATTTATTGTGCAGTGGCCGGGAGTAGTAAAGCCGGGTACTGAGTCAGACATGGTTGCTGCAACTATTGATATAATGCCAACGCTGTGCGATCTTTTAAAACTGCCGGTACCTGCTAATGTAGACGGGTTGAGCATATTGCCCACTTTACTTGGCAAAAAGGAGCAGCAAAAGCAACATGCGTATCTTTATTTTGAGTACCCGGAGTATGGAGGGCAGCAGGCAGTAAGAATGGGCAACTGGAAAGCCGTACGAACAAATATATTAAAAGGGCAAATAAAAACACAGCTGTTTAACCTGGATACGGATATACAGGAGCAAAATGATGTTGCTTCGCAGCATCCGGATATTGTAAAAAAAATAGATGCCATTATGGAAAAAGAACATCATACCCCGGAAGTAAGCCGGTTCCTGATGCCGGCGTTGGAGAAAGGAAGGAAAAAACAGTAA
- a CDS encoding SusC/RagA family TonB-linked outer membrane protein, whose protein sequence is MHKIPKHLLLLAIAFIPAISLLAQKKVNGKVLSEAGENLSSVTITVQNATTGEKEFLISDSSGIFSIPSLNAGEKYNLYFEHVGYANDSLVNYSLSVNEASSLLIRMKPLRSTLEEVVVVGYGTQKKSEMIGSVAQVGAKQINNRTAPSLSNILTGQLPGVTLIQRSGQPGSDGATIQVRGVGSFGASPNPFILVDGVPVNSFNDINPNDVASVSVLKDASTAAIYGSRASNGVILVTTKSGEGNDGKVRVNYNAYYGAQKPTAYPRLVDAATYATLMNEAIPNSYTAEDIQKFKDGSDPYGHPNNNWIDQVFKKSAPQTAHNISISNKTKNTDYLMSFGFLDQKGIVSKNDYDRYSVRVNMTNRIWDKLTLTSRMSGAQYIDNQPAPPANVDINNMLDAIGQAVRTPPVYATVLSDGSLGLGLVNKGTPYTYLNNPSFYKNKQTDLMINERLDYNVIPDLKLSLIGAYSQLAGNSKRYLSTFMLTNNISTGPGNLTLQNQVNTYKTLQELVEYKKTIARHQFSILAGHTYEFSAISSSSASRSGYTNNDLTELVNGDAATQGNTGTSTELALDSYFGRLNYSFGNRYLIEGVLRYDGSSRFPSSKKYAAFPAVAVGWRLSEEKFLKNKVAWLNELKLKASYGTLGNQNLPTNITGLNSYYPYQSLLSPGFNYPFGGTTVPGVANTTLVDSNLHWESTRTKDIGLEATIFRGLNISVSYFDRYTYDIIVSPGSSVSSILGFTPGPTNGGELSNTGWEFTLGYNNHVGDFSYTISGNLSIINNKVLDLGVGNVTQPNGLVGNGTSLFIGYPMQMYYGYVADGLFKDASDIAGYADQKAINPTVQPGDIRYKDISGPDGVPDGKVDATYDRTFLGSQIPKYQYGINISLNYKNFDLSVTGQGVAAVKGQLNNYAGYAFYNNGTVQQFIADDHWSKENPNPNARYPRLEVLTNAGSPNTLSSSFYLLNAGYFKIRNIQLGYSLPSSLLKDGFIKSLRVNASAQNAVSFNKYPKGWDPEVNSSGAFYPIMANYSLGLNVNF, encoded by the coding sequence ATGCATAAAATTCCAAAACATTTATTACTACTGGCCATTGCTTTTATCCCTGCCATCAGCCTCCTGGCGCAAAAAAAAGTGAATGGTAAAGTACTTTCCGAAGCAGGAGAAAACTTGTCATCCGTAACCATTACTGTTCAAAATGCAACAACAGGAGAAAAAGAATTCCTTATTTCTGATTCCTCCGGTATCTTTTCCATTCCCTCATTAAATGCAGGGGAAAAGTACAACCTGTATTTTGAACATGTTGGCTATGCAAACGATTCGCTGGTCAATTATTCGTTATCAGTGAACGAAGCCAGCTCGTTACTGATCCGTATGAAGCCGTTAAGATCAACCCTGGAGGAAGTAGTGGTCGTTGGATATGGTACACAGAAAAAATCCGAGATGATCGGGTCCGTAGCCCAGGTAGGGGCAAAGCAGATCAACAACCGTACCGCACCGTCTCTTTCCAATATATTAACCGGCCAGCTACCGGGCGTTACGTTGATCCAGCGTTCGGGTCAGCCGGGCAGCGATGGGGCTACCATACAGGTAAGAGGGGTTGGCTCTTTTGGAGCCTCACCCAATCCTTTTATATTAGTTGACGGGGTGCCTGTAAATTCTTTTAATGATATTAATCCGAATGATGTGGCCTCGGTTTCAGTATTAAAAGATGCTTCTACTGCGGCCATTTACGGTTCCCGTGCATCTAACGGTGTTATATTGGTAACCACTAAATCGGGCGAGGGAAATGATGGTAAGGTCAGGGTGAACTACAATGCTTATTATGGTGCACAAAAGCCTACCGCCTATCCGAGGCTGGTAGATGCTGCTACCTATGCAACGCTGATGAATGAAGCCATTCCCAACTCTTACACTGCTGAAGATATTCAAAAGTTCAAAGATGGCAGTGACCCTTACGGGCATCCGAACAATAACTGGATCGACCAGGTATTTAAAAAATCAGCGCCTCAGACGGCTCATAATATCAGTATTTCAAACAAAACAAAGAATACAGATTATTTAATGTCCTTTGGTTTTCTTGACCAGAAAGGCATTGTCAGTAAAAATGATTATGACCGTTATTCTGTAAGGGTTAATATGACGAACCGGATTTGGGATAAACTAACGCTTACTTCCCGCATGAGCGGTGCGCAATATATAGACAATCAGCCGGCTCCACCCGCTAATGTTGATATTAACAACATGCTGGATGCCATTGGCCAGGCAGTAAGAACGCCCCCTGTATATGCTACTGTTTTAAGCGATGGTTCCCTGGGACTGGGTTTGGTAAACAAAGGAACGCCTTACACGTATTTGAACAATCCTTCATTCTATAAGAACAAGCAGACAGACCTGATGATCAATGAGCGGTTGGATTATAATGTGATACCCGACCTGAAACTATCATTGATCGGCGCCTATTCACAGCTTGCGGGCAATTCCAAACGGTACCTTTCTACGTTTATGTTAACCAATAATATCAGTACCGGCCCCGGCAACCTGACACTGCAGAATCAGGTCAATACGTATAAAACCCTCCAGGAGCTGGTTGAGTATAAAAAAACAATAGCCCGCCACCAGTTTTCAATACTGGCAGGGCATACTTACGAGTTTTCAGCTATCAGCAGTTCCTCTGCCAGCCGGTCCGGTTATACCAATAATGATCTTACAGAACTTGTAAACGGCGATGCAGCTACACAGGGGAATACCGGAACGTCTACTGAGTTAGCGCTTGATTCGTATTTTGGCCGTTTAAACTACAGCTTTGGTAATAGGTACCTGATTGAAGGCGTATTGCGTTACGATGGTTCCTCCCGTTTCCCCTCAAGTAAAAAATACGCGGCGTTTCCTGCCGTGGCCGTGGGCTGGCGCCTTTCTGAGGAAAAATTCCTAAAAAATAAAGTTGCATGGTTAAATGAGCTGAAGCTAAAAGCATCTTATGGTACCCTGGGCAACCAAAACCTGCCAACAAATATTACGGGTTTAAATAGTTACTATCCCTACCAGAGTTTATTATCACCGGGCTTTAATTACCCGTTTGGCGGTACAACCGTTCCGGGGGTTGCCAATACCACGCTGGTAGATTCCAATTTGCATTGGGAGTCAACCCGTACAAAAGATATTGGTTTGGAAGCCACTATTTTCCGGGGGCTGAACATCAGCGTAAGCTATTTTGACCGGTATACCTACGATATTATTGTTTCTCCGGGAAGCAGTGTATCAAGTATATTAGGCTTTACACCCGGGCCAACCAATGGCGGAGAGCTCAGTAATACCGGCTGGGAATTTACTCTGGGATATAACAACCATGTGGGCGATTTTTCTTATACTATTTCCGGAAACCTGAGTATTATTAACAATAAAGTACTGGATCTAGGTGTAGGCAATGTTACACAACCTAATGGCCTGGTGGGCAACGGCACCAGTTTATTTATTGGCTATCCTATGCAGATGTATTATGGTTATGTTGCAGATGGCCTTTTTAAAGATGCCAGTGATATTGCCGGCTATGCCGATCAAAAGGCCATTAATCCTACCGTGCAGCCCGGCGACATCCGGTATAAAGACATCAGCGGTCCTGATGGAGTGCCCGATGGTAAGGTGGATGCGACCTACGACCGTACTTTTCTGGGCAGCCAGATCCCGAAATACCAGTATGGAATTAATATCAGCCTGAACTATAAGAATTTTGACCTGTCTGTAACGGGGCAGGGGGTGGCAGCTGTAAAAGGCCAGCTGAACAATTATGCAGGGTATGCCTTTTATAACAATGGCACGGTGCAGCAATTTATTGCAGATGATCACTGGTCAAAAGAGAATCCTAACCCCAATGCCCGCTATCCGCGGTTGGAAGTGCTTACGAACGCAGGCTCACCCAATACCCTGTCTTCCTCTTTTTATCTGCTCAATGCCGGTTATTTTAAGATCCGGAACATCCAGTTAGGCTATTCACTGCCTTCCTCCTTGCTGAAAGATGGTTTTATTAAGTCATTACGTGTTAATGCGAGTGCACAAAACGCGGTTTCATTTAATAAATATCCAAAAGGCTGGGATCCGGAAGTAAATTCCAGCGGCGCTTTTTATCCTATTATGGCGAATTATAGCTTAGGCCTGAATGTGAACTTTTAA
- a CDS encoding sulfatase family protein: MYKVVLFLCTMFFGGNVALYSQQHPNVILIYADDLGFGDVSCNGGTGVTTLNIDQLAKEGIRFTNAHTTSSTCTPSRYGIMTGEYPWRKKGTGILPGDAALIIPTGKLTLPGVFQQAGYTTGLVGKWHLGLGNTVEKNWNQEIKPGPNQVGYHYSFIFPATADRVPTVFLENQKVLNIDSDDPITVDYKTRVGTDPTGKEHPELLKLKSDPEQGHNNTIVNGIGRIGYMTGGKLARWSDEELSFTFLEKAKEFIRQNKKTPFFLTYNLTEPHVPRMPATMFRGKSKLGLRGDALLQLDWAVGEILNELRAQGIEKNTIVIFSSDNGPVLNDGYEDRVVELNGAHKPAGPFRGGKYSLLEGGTRVPFIVSWPGKIRPGVSNALIGQIDLLASFAKYLHQTIPAGNAPDSRNMWAALTGADQKGRDHLVEHSGTLAIVKDGWKYIPANNIPPYFKTTGTESGGSKTDQLYNLQADPAEKENRAATDPGKLKELKALLAAESAEK; encoded by the coding sequence ATGTATAAAGTAGTCCTTTTTTTATGTACGATGTTCTTTGGGGGAAATGTTGCTCTTTACAGTCAGCAACATCCCAATGTAATCCTCATTTATGCGGATGACCTGGGCTTTGGCGATGTATCCTGCAATGGAGGCACCGGCGTCACCACGCTCAATATTGATCAGCTGGCAAAGGAGGGCATCCGTTTTACCAATGCCCATACCACGTCTTCCACCTGCACGCCATCGCGTTACGGGATTATGACCGGTGAATATCCGTGGCGCAAAAAGGGTACGGGCATCCTGCCCGGTGATGCGGCCCTTATTATACCAACCGGTAAGCTCACCCTGCCCGGAGTATTTCAGCAGGCAGGGTACACTACAGGGTTGGTAGGTAAATGGCACCTGGGGCTTGGTAATACCGTGGAGAAAAACTGGAACCAGGAAATAAAACCCGGCCCTAACCAGGTAGGTTATCATTATTCGTTTATTTTCCCGGCCACTGCAGACAGGGTACCTACGGTGTTCCTGGAGAACCAGAAAGTGTTGAATATTGATTCCGATGATCCCATTACAGTAGATTATAAAACCAGAGTGGGAACGGATCCTACCGGGAAGGAGCACCCGGAACTGCTGAAACTGAAATCGGATCCTGAGCAGGGACATAACAATACTATAGTAAACGGTATCGGCCGCATCGGCTATATGACTGGGGGAAAGCTGGCGCGCTGGTCAGATGAAGAGCTGAGCTTTACGTTCCTGGAAAAGGCAAAAGAATTTATCAGGCAGAACAAAAAAACGCCTTTTTTCCTTACTTATAATCTTACAGAACCACATGTACCCCGGATGCCCGCCACCATGTTCAGGGGTAAAAGCAAACTGGGGCTGAGAGGAGATGCGCTGTTGCAGCTGGATTGGGCCGTAGGGGAAATTTTAAACGAATTAAGGGCGCAGGGAATTGAAAAGAATACGATAGTCATTTTCAGTAGTGATAACGGGCCGGTGTTGAACGATGGCTATGAGGACCGTGTTGTAGAGCTTAACGGCGCACATAAACCGGCAGGCCCGTTCCGGGGAGGAAAATACAGCCTTCTGGAAGGAGGTACCCGCGTACCGTTTATAGTAAGCTGGCCCGGAAAAATAAGACCGGGTGTAAGCAATGCCCTTATCGGGCAAATAGATCTGCTGGCATCCTTTGCAAAATATTTGCATCAAACCATACCGGCTGGTAATGCGCCGGACAGCCGGAATATGTGGGCAGCCTTAACCGGAGCTGATCAAAAAGGGCGTGATCATTTGGTGGAGCATTCTGGTACATTGGCCATTGTAAAAGATGGCTGGAAGTACATCCCCGCTAATAATATACCTCCTTATTTTAAAACAACGGGCACTGAATCGGGCGGATCAAAAACTGATCAGCTCTATAACCTGCAAGCCGACCCGGCAGAGAAAGAAAACAGGGCAGCAACGGATCCCGGAAAACTAAAAGAGTTAAAAGCTTTGTTAGCGGCAGAATCGGCAGAGAAATGA
- a CDS encoding sulfatase — protein MKRLLFLPVFMVFSLLTTAQQRPNIILFLVDDMGWQDCSLPFWKEKTALNKKYHTPNMERLAAEGMKFTNAYGAPVCTPSRTALLTGMSPAHLRITNWTAPAKNSNTDREDDQFAPADWNINGLSPVPGIQNTAYATPFPRLLKEAGYYTIHVGKAHWGAVGTPGANPYNMGFMVNIAGHAAGSPQSYWASQNYGNFPKQQPRAQAVPDLEQYFGTDTFLTEALTLEALKALEEPVKRKQPFYLNMAHYAVHTPIMADERFIKKYLDAGLDSTEAAYATLVEGMDKSLGDIMDYLERKDIDKNTVIIFMSDNGGLSLAPERGGKAHTQNLPLRAGKGSVYEGGIREPMIVKYPGITKPATTADQYVIIEDFFPTILEMAGVKKYQTIQQPDGRSFMPVLKNPGWKDDTRDLVWHFPNKWVKDDGPGINYFSAIRKGNWKLVYSIRSGKTELYNLDEDIGEAKDLSAQYPAKVSELRSLLGFRLKSWNAPMPVDKKTKQPAAWP, from the coding sequence ATGAAACGACTATTGTTCCTTCCGGTATTCATGGTGTTTTCATTGCTTACGACCGCGCAGCAGCGCCCCAATATCATCCTGTTTTTAGTAGACGATATGGGATGGCAGGATTGCTCATTGCCCTTCTGGAAAGAGAAAACAGCGTTGAATAAAAAATACCATACGCCTAATATGGAGCGCCTGGCGGCAGAGGGAATGAAATTTACCAATGCATATGGGGCGCCGGTCTGTACACCTTCACGCACCGCGCTGCTTACCGGTATGAGCCCTGCCCACCTGCGTATTACCAACTGGACGGCGCCTGCTAAAAACAGCAATACAGACAGGGAGGATGACCAGTTTGCACCGGCAGACTGGAATATCAATGGCCTCAGCCCGGTGCCAGGCATTCAAAATACAGCGTATGCTACGCCGTTTCCCCGTCTTTTAAAAGAGGCGGGCTATTATACCATTCATGTAGGCAAGGCACATTGGGGCGCTGTAGGCACACCCGGCGCCAATCCCTATAACATGGGATTTATGGTAAACATAGCCGGTCATGCAGCGGGCAGCCCGCAAAGCTATTGGGCCAGCCAGAATTATGGGAATTTTCCCAAACAGCAACCCCGCGCACAGGCGGTACCCGACCTGGAGCAGTATTTTGGAACGGATACGTTTTTGACCGAAGCGCTGACACTGGAAGCGCTGAAAGCGCTTGAAGAACCGGTAAAAAGAAAGCAGCCTTTTTATTTGAATATGGCGCATTACGCAGTGCATACACCTATTATGGCAGACGAACGCTTTATAAAGAAATACCTGGATGCGGGGCTCGACAGCACGGAAGCGGCTTATGCCACATTGGTGGAAGGTATGGATAAAAGCCTGGGCGATATTATGGATTACCTGGAACGGAAAGACATTGATAAAAATACGGTGATCATTTTTATGAGTGATAACGGAGGGCTCAGCCTTGCTCCTGAAAGAGGGGGCAAAGCGCATACCCAGAATCTGCCACTCAGGGCCGGTAAGGGCTCTGTGTATGAGGGCGGCATACGCGAGCCCATGATCGTAAAATATCCAGGTATAACAAAGCCGGCCACCACGGCAGACCAGTACGTTATTATTGAGGATTTTTTTCCAACCATACTGGAAATGGCCGGGGTGAAAAAATATCAGACAATTCAGCAACCGGATGGAAGAAGCTTTATGCCGGTTTTAAAAAACCCCGGATGGAAGGACGATACGCGGGACCTGGTATGGCATTTTCCCAATAAGTGGGTTAAGGATGACGGCCCCGGTATCAACTATTTCAGCGCTATCCGAAAGGGAAACTGGAAGCTGGTGTACAGCATACGCAGCGGTAAAACAGAACTGTATAACCTGGATGAAGACATTGGTGAAGCGAAGGATCTTTCCGCACAGTATCCTGCAAAGGTCAGTGAACTGCGGTCATTGCTGGGCTTTCGACTGAAAAGCTGGAACGCTCCTATGCCGGTTGATAAAAAAACAAAGCAGCCGGCAGCATGGCCATAA
- a CDS encoding RagB/SusD family nutrient uptake outer membrane protein — MKKYVIACLLLLMLFSNESCRKQLDRVPPDSFSSENFWSSPDNVFQALTGVYRGNIQMLTPPDADAEYNPTDWWSYHGLLLIEFASDNAYDRRGDNSAWNTLTNGALTNNNANIAACWKFSYAKIARCNYFLENIGKASLDAALAARYIAEVRFIRACQYFYLSQYFGSVPLVTKTLNTQEANTVTKASHADIINFLIQEYTEAAAALPRYGALTAGERGRASAQVALAFLGRTYLAEQKWADAAAAYKQIIDWNENSIDPNYTSLFDGSNETSKEIIFATQYQQDLAPNSMLLHCYPRGLGGYHLYNPLGSLVESYEFNDGTPFSYSDSRYNPSDLGQNRDPRLKYSIVYTNQVFKNYLYDSNPDHLTSLDRVSTTLQATRTGFCPRKFNSETFNGALANSGIDLPIIRYAEVLLSYLEAKLENGDAMDQALLDATINLVRGRTSVNMPKVTETDPAKLRVILRRERRVELAMEGIRLWDLLRWKIAGDVLQGNFYGHPYPGAANLNTPSGMAADPYSRWYVTKKAFRKGQDELWPVPLSEVNINPNLK; from the coding sequence ATGAAAAAATATGTTATTGCCTGTTTATTACTTTTGATGCTGTTTTCGAATGAGTCCTGCAGAAAACAGCTGGACAGGGTACCGCCTGATTCTTTTTCCAGTGAAAATTTCTGGAGCAGCCCGGATAATGTTTTCCAGGCGCTGACGGGTGTATATCGTGGAAATATACAAATGCTGACGCCGCCCGATGCCGATGCGGAATATAACCCTACTGACTGGTGGTCTTATCATGGGCTACTGCTGATTGAATTTGCATCCGATAACGCTTATGACCGGCGGGGCGATAATTCGGCATGGAATACATTAACCAACGGGGCTTTAACAAACAATAACGCCAATATAGCTGCATGCTGGAAATTCAGCTACGCTAAAATTGCCCGTTGTAATTATTTCCTGGAAAATATAGGCAAAGCCAGTCTGGATGCAGCGCTGGCTGCCCGTTATATTGCAGAAGTGCGGTTTATAAGAGCCTGCCAGTATTTTTACCTGTCACAATATTTTGGTTCGGTACCGCTGGTTACCAAAACGCTTAATACGCAGGAGGCCAATACCGTTACCAAAGCCAGCCATGCGGATATTATAAACTTTCTTATACAGGAATACACCGAGGCTGCTGCTGCGTTGCCCCGGTATGGAGCGCTGACTGCCGGTGAAAGAGGGCGCGCCAGTGCGCAGGTGGCCCTGGCTTTTCTGGGCCGCACGTACCTGGCTGAACAAAAATGGGCCGACGCTGCGGCTGCGTATAAACAAATTATCGACTGGAATGAAAATAGTATTGATCCCAATTATACCAGCCTTTTTGATGGTAGCAACGAAACCAGTAAGGAGATCATTTTTGCAACGCAATACCAGCAGGACCTGGCGCCTAATTCAATGCTGCTGCATTGCTACCCCCGGGGATTGGGAGGGTATCATTTATACAACCCGCTGGGCAGCCTGGTAGAGTCTTACGAATTTAATGATGGTACCCCTTTCTCTTACAGTGATTCCCGGTATAACCCTTCAGATCTTGGTCAGAACCGTGATCCCCGTTTAAAGTACAGTATTGTTTATACCAATCAGGTATTTAAAAATTACCTGTACGATAGTAACCCGGATCATCTGACATCGCTGGATCGCGTTTCCACTACCCTGCAGGCTACACGCACAGGGTTCTGCCCCCGTAAATTCAACTCAGAAACTTTTAACGGGGCCCTTGCCAATTCCGGCATTGACCTGCCTATAATAAGGTATGCAGAAGTGCTGCTGAGTTACCTGGAGGCCAAATTAGAAAATGGCGATGCGATGGACCAGGCCTTACTGGATGCAACCATAAACCTGGTAAGAGGCCGGACTTCAGTAAATATGCCAAAAGTTACTGAAACCGATCCTGCAAAATTGCGGGTAATATTAAGAAGGGAACGCAGGGTGGAACTGGCTATGGAAGGCATCCGCCTTTGGGACCTGCTCCGGTGGAAGATTGCAGGAGATGTGCTGCAGGGTAATTTTTATGGCCATCCTTATCCCGGAGCCGCCAACTTAAACACACCCTCCGGTATGGCTGCCGATCCTTACAGCAGGTGGTATGTAACTAAAAAAGCATTCAGAAAAGGACAGGATGAGCTTTGGCCGGTACCCTTATCAGAAGTGAACATTAATCCCAACCTGAAATAA